In Cetobacterium sp. ZOR0034, a genomic segment contains:
- a CDS encoding cytidine/deoxycytidylate deaminase family protein codes for MSKRVDYIDWDEYFMGVAILSAKRSKDPGTQVGACIVTPDKRIVGVGYNGFPAGCSDDEFPWDRDGDFLNSKYAYVCHAELNAILNSTKNLKGCSIYVDLFPCNECAKSIIQSGIAEIVYLSDKYNNTDSNLASKKLLNAANVKLRQLEPKFDELVLNFKTND; via the coding sequence ATGTCAAAAAGAGTTGATTATATCGATTGGGATGAATATTTTATGGGAGTAGCTATTCTTTCAGCAAAGCGTAGCAAAGATCCTGGAACACAAGTTGGAGCTTGTATTGTAACTCCAGATAAAAGAATAGTTGGTGTTGGATACAACGGATTCCCAGCTGGATGTTCTGATGATGAGTTTCCTTGGGATAGAGATGGGGACTTTTTAAATAGCAAATACGCTTATGTTTGTCATGCTGAACTAAATGCAATTTTAAATAGCACTAAAAATTTAAAAGGATGTAGTATCTATGTTGATCTGTTTCCTTGTAACGAATGTGCTAAAAGTATAATACAAAGCGGAATAGCTGAAATTGTATACCTTTCTGACAAATACAATAATACAGATTCAAATCTCGCTTCAAAGAAACTTTTAAATGCTGCTAATGTTAAACTTAGACAGTTAGAACCTAAGTTTGATGAACTTGTTTTAAATTTCAAAACAAATGATTAG
- a CDS encoding chorismate synthase yields the protein MNSFGTLFRVHIYGESHGSGVGVLVDGIPAGIKLSTDDFITDLSKRKSGKIGTTPRKETDIPNLISGVFNGFTTGAPINIFFENSNTDSKVYSDFKSHPRPGHADFAATQKYSGFNDIRGGGHFSGRLTLGLVAAGVIAKKILSESSFETDIETVGTLYKNEFEEKLESYLIETGSSGDSLGGTISLAVKNLPIGLGEPFFGSVESVLASMIFSIPGVKGLEFGAGFKGCELLGSQFNDNFINSTGKTESNNNGGINGGITNGNDLLLKIAVKPTSSIFKVQDTFNFKENSILPLKINGRHDVAFLLRVPIVLENAAAIALADLYLQHKK from the coding sequence ATGAATAGTTTTGGTACTCTTTTTAGGGTTCATATTTACGGGGAATCTCATGGCTCTGGAGTTGGAGTTTTAGTAGATGGTATCCCTGCTGGTATAAAACTTTCTACAGATGATTTTATTACAGATCTTTCCAAAAGAAAATCTGGTAAAATCGGAACAACACCTAGAAAAGAAACAGATATACCAAATTTAATCTCTGGAGTTTTTAACGGCTTTACAACTGGAGCTCCAATAAATATTTTCTTTGAAAATAGTAATACAGATTCAAAAGTTTATTCTGATTTCAAATCTCATCCTAGACCCGGGCATGCTGATTTTGCTGCGACTCAAAAATATTCAGGATTTAATGATATCAGAGGTGGAGGCCATTTTTCAGGTAGATTGACTCTTGGACTTGTTGCCGCTGGAGTAATTGCAAAAAAAATATTAAGTGAAAGTTCATTTGAAACAGATATTGAAACTGTTGGAACTTTATATAAAAATGAGTTTGAAGAGAAGTTAGAAAGTTATCTTATTGAAACTGGATCATCTGGAGATTCTTTGGGTGGAACAATCTCTTTAGCTGTAAAAAATCTTCCAATCGGTCTTGGAGAACCTTTCTTCGGGTCGGTTGAATCAGTTTTGGCCTCTATGATTTTCTCTATTCCTGGTGTAAAAGGATTAGAGTTTGGTGCTGGATTCAAAGGATGTGAATTATTGGGTAGTCAATTTAATGACAATTTTATAAACTCTACTGGAAAAACTGAGTCTAATAATAATGGTGGAATCAATGGTGGAATCACAAATGGAAATGATCTTCTTTTAAAGATCGCTGTAAAACCTACGTCTAGTATTTTTAAGGTTCAAGATACATTTAACTTTAAAGAGAACTCTATTCTTCCACTAAAAATAAATGGAAGGCATGATGTTGCATTTCTTTTAAGAGTTCCTATAGTTTTAGAAAATGCTGCGGCTATCGCATTAGCGGATTTATATTTACAACACAAAAAATAA
- the obgE gene encoding GTPase ObgE yields MFIDEVIITVKAGNGGDGAATFRREKCIQFGGPDGGDGGRGGDLVFLADSNINTLIDFKYKKLFQAGNGENGGKKNMFGKFGEDLVIKVPIGTQVRDMETGKLLLDMSTPGEERVLLRGGRGGLGNTNFKNSVRRTPTMAGKGKEGVELRVKLELKLLADVALVGYPSVGKSSLINKISAAKSKVGNYHFTTLEPKLGVVRLGEERSFVVADIPGLIEGAHEGVGLGDKFLKHIERCKIIYHIVDVAGIEGRDPIEDYDRINNELTKFSEKLATKKQIILANKMDLIWDMEKYEEFKKYVESHGNEVFPVSVILGDGLKEVLNKTWHVLQETPREELEEEADLVDVLKANRVRKEPFTVVQDEDGVFVVDGSIVDGVLAKYIITHDDESVVTFLHMLRTLGLEEALRDAGVEDGDTVRIADTEFEFVE; encoded by the coding sequence GTGTTTATAGATGAGGTAATAATAACGGTAAAAGCTGGTAACGGTGGAGATGGAGCCGCTACTTTTAGAAGAGAAAAATGTATTCAGTTTGGAGGTCCAGACGGTGGAGATGGAGGAAGAGGAGGAGATTTAGTTTTCCTTGCGGATTCTAATATCAATACCTTAATAGACTTCAAATACAAAAAGTTATTCCAAGCAGGAAACGGTGAAAACGGTGGAAAGAAAAATATGTTTGGAAAGTTTGGAGAAGACTTAGTTATAAAAGTTCCAATCGGTACTCAAGTTAGAGATATGGAAACAGGAAAATTACTTTTAGATATGAGTACTCCAGGAGAGGAAAGAGTTCTTTTAAGAGGAGGAAGAGGAGGTTTAGGTAATACAAACTTCAAAAACTCTGTAAGAAGAACACCAACGATGGCTGGAAAAGGTAAAGAGGGAGTAGAGTTAAGAGTTAAGTTAGAATTAAAACTTTTAGCGGATGTTGCTTTAGTAGGATACCCTTCAGTAGGAAAATCAAGTTTAATTAACAAGATATCTGCGGCTAAATCTAAAGTAGGAAATTATCATTTCACTACATTAGAACCAAAGTTAGGAGTAGTAAGACTTGGAGAGGAAAGATCGTTCGTTGTGGCGGATATCCCAGGATTAATAGAGGGAGCTCACGAAGGAGTTGGGTTAGGAGATAAATTCTTAAAACATATCGAAAGATGTAAAATAATATACCATATAGTAGATGTTGCAGGAATAGAAGGAAGAGACCCTATTGAAGATTATGATAGAATAAATAATGAGTTAACAAAGTTTAGTGAGAAATTAGCTACTAAGAAACAAATTATCTTAGCTAATAAAATGGATTTAATCTGGGATATGGAAAAATATGAAGAGTTTAAAAAATATGTAGAGTCTCATGGAAACGAAGTGTTCCCTGTATCTGTTATTTTAGGTGATGGATTAAAAGAGGTTCTAAATAAAACTTGGCATGTTTTACAAGAAACACCGAGAGAAGAACTAGAAGAGGAAGCTGATCTTGTTGATGTATTAAAAGCTAATAGAGTAAGAAAAGAACCATTTACTGTTGTTCAAGACGAGGATGGAGTATTCGTTGTTGATGGATCAATAGTTGATGGAGTATTAGCTAAGTATATCATAACTCATGATGATGAATCAGTAGTTACATTCTTACATATGCTTAGAACTTTAGGATTAGAAGAAGCTTTAAGAGATGCTGGCGTAGAAGACGGAGATACAGTAAGAATTGCTGATACAGAGTTTGAATTTGTTGAGTAA
- the miaA gene encoding tRNA (adenosine(37)-N6)-dimethylallyltransferase MiaA: MKGIVIAGPTGVGKTDLSIKLAKALNADVLSADSAQVYKGMDVGTAKISVNEMDGVIHHMLDVVEPIKKYSVGDYQRKGDEVLNSLGDKNVLLVGGTGLYIDSVVRGLSALPESDSVIREKLMNEDGEKLFEILKEIDPESAESIHPNNKRRVERAVEVFYQTGEKFSVLSKRNIKGNSCKFLKVALERDRDYLYERINLRVEIMMKNGLLEEVKSLYEKYGDNLKKINIIGYSEIISYLNDEISLEEAIELIKKNSRNYAKRQFTWFKNDHDYIWYDLDKMSEDEIFSDILQKFNAL; this comes from the coding sequence ATGAAAGGAATAGTTATAGCCGGGCCTACAGGAGTTGGAAAAACGGATTTATCAATAAAGTTAGCTAAAGCTTTAAATGCAGATGTTCTTTCTGCTGATTCAGCTCAAGTATATAAAGGTATGGATGTTGGAACTGCAAAAATTTCTGTGAATGAGATGGATGGAGTTATTCATCACATGTTGGATGTTGTTGAACCTATAAAAAAATATAGCGTTGGTGATTATCAAAGAAAAGGTGATGAAGTTCTAAATTCTTTAGGTGATAAAAATGTACTTTTAGTAGGAGGAACGGGACTTTATATAGACTCTGTTGTAAGGGGATTGTCTGCACTTCCAGAAAGTGATTCTGTTATAAGAGAGAAACTTATGAATGAAGATGGAGAAAAACTATTTGAAATTTTAAAAGAGATTGATCCAGAGAGTGCAGAAAGTATTCATCCAAATAATAAAAGAAGAGTAGAAAGAGCGGTTGAAGTTTTTTATCAAACAGGTGAAAAATTTTCAGTATTATCTAAAAGAAATATAAAAGGAAACAGTTGTAAGTTTTTAAAAGTTGCCTTAGAAAGAGATAGAGATTATCTTTATGAAAGAATAAATTTAAGAGTAGAGATAATGATGAAAAACGGTCTTTTAGAAGAGGTCAAATCACTTTATGAAAAGTATGGAGATAATTTAAAAAAAATAAATATAATAGGCTATTCAGAGATAATTTCTTATTTGAATGATGAGATAAGTTTAGAAGAAGCAATAGAGTTAATTAAGAAAAATTCAAGGAATTATGCAAAGAGACAGTTCACATGGTTTAAAAATGATCATGACTATATTTGGTATGATCTGGATAAAATGTCCGAAGATGAAATTTTTTCAGATATTTTACAAAAATTTAATGCCTTATAA
- a CDS encoding ATP-binding protein, whose amino-acid sequence MQNEIKLYVPSSLKNLSIIRAMTKTYLEHQKVEQKDVMKILSIVDELATNVIEHGYEYKSGDIIIELQKNNDVIHLVVEDNGVGFDESKISKDEGGMGLFLAKAMADNFKVEKKINGTKIKVEKRVKEEI is encoded by the coding sequence ATGCAGAATGAAATAAAGCTGTATGTTCCATCCTCTTTAAAGAATCTTTCTATCATTAGAGCAATGACTAAGACATATTTAGAGCATCAAAAAGTAGAACAAAAAGATGTTATGAAAATATTATCTATTGTTGATGAACTAGCTACAAATGTAATAGAGCATGGCTATGAGTATAAATCTGGTGATATAATTATAGAACTTCAAAAGAATAATGATGTTATCCATTTAGTAGTAGAGGACAACGGAGTTGGATTTGACGAATCTAAAATTAGTAAAGATGAAGGCGGAATGGGACTTTTCTTAGCGAAAGCTATGGCAGATAATTTTAAAGTTGAGAAAAAAATCAATGGAACAAAAATAAAAGTTGAGAAGAGAGTTAAGGAGGAGATTTAA
- a CDS encoding STAS domain-containing protein, whose translation MTTNFEIIEKTVEDIRVIKVCGELDALVAPKLKERIAKQIELDINKFVIDFADLVHINSLAMGILRGKLRVVRDLGGDIKLVGLNDHIKTIFEMIGLDELFDIYATEEEAIASYR comes from the coding sequence ATGACTACAAATTTTGAAATAATTGAGAAAACAGTGGAAGATATAAGAGTGATAAAGGTTTGCGGAGAGTTAGATGCGTTAGTTGCTCCAAAATTAAAAGAAAGAATAGCTAAGCAAATAGAGCTTGATATAAATAAGTTTGTTATAGATTTTGCTGATTTAGTTCATATTAACAGTTTAGCAATGGGAATTTTAAGAGGGAAATTAAGAGTTGTAAGAGACTTAGGTGGAGATATAAAGTTAGTTGGATTAAACGATCATATAAAAACTATATTTGAAATGATAGGATTAGATGAATTATTTGATATTTATGCAACTGAAGAGGAAGCAATAGCTAGTTATAGATAA
- the rny gene encoding ribonuclease Y: protein MNLILGVGLAIVGFAIIFSVMYKKSTIDKKIEELNNLEDEKLKAKIKAKDILERAEKESLAKSKEIEIKAKETAYQMKEEAEKDIKIAKNELLQKESRLAKKEETLEAKIEKVESRALELEEVNAALENKRGEIEDLKKVQEETLEKISEMTKNEAKDMLISKLKDDLVHETALAIREFENKLEDEKDRLSKRVLSTAIGKASSEFVADATVSVVNLPNDEMKGRIIGREGRNIRTIEALTGVDIIIDDTPEAVVLSSFDGVKREVARRAIEKLINDGRIHPGKIEEVVNKSRKEIDKDIVEAGEQALLELGIPGMHMEIIKTLGKLKYRTSYGQNVLTHSIEVAKLAANLAAELGADTKLAKRAGLLHDVGKVLDHDIEASHAIIGGEFLKKFGEKPAVVNAVMAHHNEVEFETVEAILVQASDAISASRPGARRETLSTYLKRLEGLEEIATSFEGVESSYAIQAGREIRIIINPEVVSDDAATKMARDIAKRIEETMQYPGQIKVTILRETRAVEYAK from the coding sequence ATGAACTTAATATTAGGAGTTGGATTAGCTATAGTTGGGTTTGCAATAATATTCAGTGTTATGTATAAAAAATCTACTATAGATAAAAAAATAGAGGAGCTTAATAACTTAGAGGATGAAAAGTTAAAAGCTAAAATAAAAGCAAAAGACATCTTAGAAAGAGCCGAAAAGGAATCTTTAGCTAAGAGTAAAGAGATAGAGATAAAAGCGAAAGAAACAGCTTACCAAATGAAAGAGGAAGCTGAAAAAGATATAAAAATTGCAAAGAATGAGTTACTACAAAAAGAATCTAGATTAGCTAAAAAAGAGGAAACTTTAGAAGCTAAAATAGAAAAAGTTGAAAGTAGAGCTTTAGAGTTAGAGGAAGTTAATGCTGCTTTAGAAAATAAAAGAGGCGAAATAGAGGATTTGAAAAAAGTTCAAGAGGAAACTTTAGAAAAAATATCTGAGATGACAAAAAATGAAGCGAAAGATATGTTAATTTCTAAATTAAAGGATGATTTAGTTCATGAGACGGCTTTAGCTATAAGAGAGTTCGAAAATAAATTAGAAGATGAAAAAGATAGACTTTCAAAGAGAGTTTTATCGACAGCTATCGGAAAAGCTTCATCTGAGTTTGTTGCAGATGCGACAGTATCTGTTGTAAACTTACCAAACGATGAAATGAAGGGTAGAATAATTGGAAGAGAAGGAAGAAATATAAGAACGATAGAAGCTCTAACAGGAGTAGATATCATAATTGATGACACTCCAGAAGCTGTAGTTTTATCAAGTTTTGATGGTGTGAAAAGAGAGGTTGCAAGAAGAGCAATTGAAAAATTAATAAACGATGGAAGAATACATCCTGGTAAAATTGAAGAGGTTGTAAATAAATCGAGAAAAGAGATTGATAAGGATATCGTTGAAGCGGGAGAACAAGCTTTATTAGAGTTAGGAATTCCTGGAATGCACATGGAAATAATAAAAACTTTAGGAAAGCTAAAGTATAGAACAAGTTATGGACAAAACGTTTTAACACACTCAATAGAGGTTGCTAAATTAGCTGCTAATCTAGCTGCAGAGTTAGGAGCGGATACAAAATTAGCAAAAAGAGCGGGACTTTTACATGATGTAGGAAAAGTTTTAGATCATGATATAGAGGCTTCACATGCAATAATTGGTGGAGAGTTCTTAAAGAAGTTTGGAGAGAAACCAGCAGTTGTAAATGCTGTTATGGCTCACCACAATGAAGTTGAATTTGAAACTGTAGAGGCTATACTAGTTCAAGCATCGGATGCAATATCAGCGTCTAGACCAGGAGCTAGAAGAGAAACACTATCAACATACTTAAAGAGATTAGAAGGATTAGAAGAGATTGCAACTTCATTTGAAGGAGTAGAATCTTCATATGCAATTCAAGCCGGAAGAGAGATTAGAATAATCATAAATCCAGAAGTTGTGTCTGATGATGCAGCAACAAAAATGGCTAGAGATATAGCAAAAAGAATCGAAGAAACAATGCAATACCCTGGACAGATAAAAGTTACTATTTTAAGAGAAACTAGAGCTGTTGAGTACGCAAAGTAA
- a CDS encoding diguanylate cyclase, whose amino-acid sequence MFKKILDEHKNGIIVLNRKFEVCYTNKILQNIFSHTPGKRCGEFFECIHQSLEKKRCLETRKCGKCNIKNNIKKVLDGEIKNIYIENIEYEALINDKIEKISMSIEIKNLQHENENYITIEFFKLKTLDKILISNKRLLDEMLDNLGDFIFYKDFSGKYIYGNKSFCEYIGVKKIDLIGKTDSELFSEVLVKEWVKGDKKAWIEGKFILEEKINGRYFRVTKQRLDAEEQAILVCVIRDITYERKEMKKAYQDGLTGVGNRHAYDKKIRKIFEDKEKKYDIALLDLDFLREINNQQGHNQGDFALKVTAKAIKNSGLKYIYRIGGDEFAFLIEDGIDTFEICENINREIKSVKIGDIPLSSSIGVINLKYDEGIINNFNCADEALYESKRSGRGKITIKKR is encoded by the coding sequence GTGTTTAAAAAGATTTTAGATGAGCATAAAAATGGAATTATAGTTCTTAATAGAAAGTTCGAAGTTTGCTATACAAATAAGATATTACAAAATATTTTTAGCCACACTCCTGGGAAAAGATGTGGTGAATTTTTTGAGTGTATTCATCAAAGTTTAGAGAAAAAGAGATGTTTAGAAACTCGAAAGTGCGGAAAGTGTAACATAAAAAATAATATAAAAAAGGTTTTAGATGGTGAGATAAAAAATATCTATATAGAAAATATAGAGTATGAAGCTTTGATAAACGATAAGATTGAAAAAATTTCAATGAGTATTGAGATAAAAAATCTACAACATGAAAATGAAAATTATATAACGATAGAATTTTTTAAATTGAAAACTTTAGATAAAATTTTAATATCTAACAAAAGATTGCTAGATGAGATGCTAGATAATTTAGGGGACTTTATTTTTTACAAAGATTTTTCTGGTAAATATATATATGGTAATAAATCTTTCTGTGAGTATATAGGTGTTAAAAAGATTGATTTGATAGGAAAAACTGATAGCGAATTATTCTCAGAGGTTCTAGTTAAAGAATGGGTAAAAGGGGATAAAAAAGCTTGGATAGAAGGTAAGTTTATACTAGAAGAGAAAATAAATGGTAGATACTTTAGAGTAACAAAACAAAGATTAGATGCAGAAGAACAGGCTATATTAGTTTGTGTCATAAGAGATATAACATACGAAAGAAAAGAGATGAAAAAAGCGTATCAAGATGGTTTGACAGGTGTTGGAAATAGACATGCTTATGATAAAAAAATTAGAAAGATTTTTGAAGATAAAGAGAAAAAATATGATATAGCGCTTTTGGATTTAGATTTTTTGAGGGAGATAAATAATCAGCAAGGTCATAATCAAGGTGATTTTGCATTGAAGGTTACTGCAAAAGCCATCAAAAATTCAGGACTAAAATATATTTATAGAATTGGTGGAGATGAATTTGCATTCTTAATAGAGGATGGAATTGATACCTTTGAGATTTGCGAAAATATAAACAGAGAGATAAAAAGTGTAAAAATAGGAGATATACCTTTATCATCGAGCATTGGAGTAATTAATTTGAAATATGATGAAGGCATAATTAATAATTTTAACTGTGCGGATGAAGCTCTTTACGAATCAAAAAGATCAGGTCGAGGGAAGATTACAATAAAAAAAAGATAG
- a CDS encoding sodium:alanine symporter family protein — MSILESVVNFLNSILWGKNLLVVLLIFSGVFFTVKTNFVQLRFLNHMVELLTSKSNSNSENLSPFQAFCISTATRVGAGNLAGVVSAISIGGAGAIFWMWVVAFLGAATAFIETTLAMIFREKDKNGQFFGGPCFFLKNGLGKKSWGVAFVITGIICWAGVLQVVSNSVTESFNVAFSLNPFVVSIVLTLMAALVIFGKTDKTAKVLDKIVPIMAVLYLAIVFFIIVKNIGLIPNVLSQIFSEAFGIRQGIGGTIGAVIMQGVKRGLFSNEAGTGSAPCAAASADVAHPVQQGLIQSLGVFVDTFVICTATAFVMLLTKSSVIEGLGGMELLQKSFNYHLGSVFGEIFVAVILFLFCFSTLLGICFYGKVNVRFLTEKEWGQTTFKIFALSMIFIGGIQQNIFMWNLADLGLALMTIINLSGVFPLSKIAFDSLKEYEAKFKIIKV, encoded by the coding sequence ATGTCTATTTTAGAAAGTGTTGTTAATTTTTTAAATTCTATCCTTTGGGGAAAGAATCTACTTGTTGTTTTGCTTATTTTTTCAGGAGTATTTTTTACAGTTAAAACAAATTTTGTTCAATTACGTTTTTTAAATCATATGGTTGAACTACTAACTTCAAAATCAAATAGTAATTCAGAGAATTTATCACCTTTCCAAGCTTTCTGTATAAGTACAGCTACTAGAGTTGGAGCTGGAAATTTAGCTGGTGTTGTTAGTGCTATCTCAATCGGAGGGGCTGGAGCAATATTTTGGATGTGGGTTGTTGCATTCTTAGGCGCTGCTACAGCATTTATCGAAACTACTTTAGCTATGATTTTTAGAGAAAAAGACAAAAATGGACAATTTTTTGGTGGACCTTGCTTTTTCTTAAAAAATGGTTTAGGTAAAAAATCATGGGGTGTCGCTTTTGTTATAACAGGGATTATTTGTTGGGCTGGTGTATTACAGGTTGTTTCAAACTCTGTTACTGAATCTTTCAATGTAGCTTTCAGTTTAAATCCATTTGTTGTTTCTATCGTTTTAACATTAATGGCAGCTCTTGTTATTTTTGGAAAAACAGATAAAACTGCAAAAGTTTTAGATAAGATTGTTCCTATAATGGCTGTTCTATATCTTGCAATTGTATTTTTTATAATAGTTAAAAATATCGGACTTATCCCTAATGTTTTATCACAAATATTCTCTGAAGCTTTCGGTATTAGACAAGGAATTGGAGGAACAATTGGAGCGGTTATAATGCAAGGGGTAAAAAGAGGATTATTCTCTAATGAAGCAGGTACTGGAAGTGCACCTTGTGCTGCCGCTAGTGCCGATGTTGCTCACCCTGTACAGCAAGGTCTTATTCAAAGTTTAGGTGTTTTCGTTGATACTTTTGTTATATGTACAGCTACAGCTTTTGTAATGCTTCTAACGAAATCATCAGTTATTGAAGGACTTGGTGGAATGGAACTTCTACAAAAATCTTTCAATTACCATCTAGGTTCTGTTTTTGGTGAGATTTTTGTTGCAGTTATTCTTTTCCTTTTCTGCTTCTCTACACTTTTAGGAATCTGTTTCTACGGAAAAGTGAATGTAAGGTTTTTAACTGAAAAAGAGTGGGGACAAACAACATTCAAAATTTTTGCACTTAGCATGATTTTTATTGGTGGAATTCAACAAAATATCTTTATGTGGAATCTCGCTGATTTAGGTTTAGCTCTTATGACTATCATCAATCTTTCAGGAGTTTTCCCTCTTTCTAAGATTGCCTTTGACTCTTTAAAGGAATACGAAGCTAAATTCAAAATAATAAAAGTTTAA
- a CDS encoding DUF445 domain-containing protein, whose product MLVKAVLLIVIGSMIGWITNYIAIKMLFRPYKEINLGIFKIQGLIPKRRHEIGVSLADTIQNELISMADITERLSNANIEVQMEKVIDDILERKLATEITTKFPMLAMFLNESTLNKIKEIIKNSIMENKDQIIGMLFETLEKNVDFKEIIVEKVDAFSLEELERITFSLAKKELKHIEIVGAILGGLIGVAQFVITVFI is encoded by the coding sequence ATGTTAGTAAAAGCGGTACTTTTAATTGTTATTGGATCTATGATTGGATGGATTACAAACTATATTGCGATAAAAATGTTATTTAGACCATATAAAGAAATAAATTTAGGAATTTTTAAAATTCAAGGTCTGATTCCTAAAAGAAGACATGAGATAGGTGTAAGCTTAGCGGATACTATTCAAAATGAATTGATTTCAATGGCGGATATAACAGAAAGATTGAGTAATGCAAATATAGAAGTTCAAATGGAAAAAGTTATAGATGATATTTTAGAAAGAAAACTTGCAACAGAGATAACAACAAAATTCCCTATGTTAGCTATGTTTTTAAATGAATCAACTTTAAATAAAATAAAAGAGATAATAAAAAATTCTATTATGGAAAATAAAGATCAAATAATAGGAATGTTATTTGAAACTTTAGAAAAAAATGTAGATTTTAAAGAGATTATAGTTGAAAAAGTTGACGCATTCTCATTAGAAGAGTTAGAAAGAATAACATTCTCTTTAGCTAAAAAAGAGTTGAAACATATAGAAATAGTTGGAGCAATTTTAGGTGGACTTATAGGGGTTGCACAATTTGTTATAACAGTGTTTATTTAA
- the ruvB gene encoding Holliday junction branch migration DNA helicase RuvB, protein MDRVVSNEELDHEGEVQKSLRPKRLIEYIGQESLKEKMEIFIEAAKRRGGCIDHVLLYGPPGLGKTTLAGVIATEMGVNLKITSGPILDKAGDLAAILTSLEENDILFIDEIHRLNTSVEEILYPAMEDGELDIIIGKGPSARSIRIELPPFTLIGATTRAGLLSSPLRDRFGVVHRMDYYKEEELQGIVKRGGALLGVKVEEDGAKEIALRSRGTPRIANRLLKRVRDYCEIKGNGVVDFNSTVKALNILGVDKQGLDELDRDIIKSIIENYGGGPVGIETLALMLGEDRRTIEEVYEPYLVKIGYIKRTSRGRMVTEKAYNHFEIKE, encoded by the coding sequence ATGGATAGAGTAGTTTCTAATGAAGAGTTAGATCATGAAGGTGAAGTTCAAAAGAGTTTAAGACCAAAACGTTTAATTGAATATATTGGTCAAGAATCTTTAAAGGAAAAAATGGAAATTTTTATAGAAGCAGCTAAAAGAAGAGGTGGATGTATAGATCACGTTCTTTTATATGGACCTCCTGGGCTTGGAAAAACGACATTAGCTGGAGTAATTGCAACCGAAATGGGAGTTAACTTAAAAATAACTTCAGGACCAATACTTGATAAAGCAGGGGATTTAGCAGCTATTTTAACATCTTTAGAAGAGAATGATATTTTATTTATAGATGAAATTCATAGATTGAATACATCGGTTGAAGAGATATTATATCCAGCTATGGAGGATGGAGAGTTGGATATAATAATAGGAAAAGGTCCTTCAGCAAGATCTATAAGAATAGAGCTGCCACCATTTACGCTTATAGGAGCAACAACAAGAGCTGGTCTTTTAAGTTCTCCGCTGAGAGATAGATTTGGAGTAGTTCATAGAATGGATTACTACAAAGAAGAGGAGCTTCAAGGAATTGTAAAAAGAGGTGGAGCTCTTTTAGGAGTGAAAGTCGAAGAGGATGGTGCAAAGGAGATTGCTTTAAGAAGCAGAGGAACTCCAAGAATAGCAAATAGACTTTTAAAAAGAGTAAGGGATTATTGTGAAATAAAAGGAAATGGTGTTGTAGATTTTAATAGTACTGTTAAAGCATTGAATATTTTAGGCGTTGATAAACAAGGATTAGATGAGCTCGATAGAGATATAATAAAATCTATAATTGAAAATTATGGTGGTGGTCCTGTAGGAATTGAAACCCTAGCTTTAATGTTAGGAGAAGACAGAAGGACAATTGAAGAGGTTTATGAGCCTTACTTAGTTAAAATTGGTTATATAAAAAGAACTAGTCGTGGTAGAATGGTTACAGAGAAAGCTTATAATCATTTTGAGATAAAGGAGTAA
- a CDS encoding Rrf2 family transcriptional regulator, with the protein MKISTKVRYGVKALVYIAEASQKGNLARIKEISESEDISVQYLEQILFKLKNENIIQGKRGPNGGYKLSMEPEDITLHELYKILDEEVKVIDCNENNKSKNCSCIDDECSTSCIWSKLDIAMTKILEGTTLAELIKNKDMI; encoded by the coding sequence ATGAAAATAAGTACAAAGGTTAGATATGGTGTAAAAGCATTAGTATATATTGCAGAGGCTTCTCAAAAAGGAAATTTAGCTCGTATAAAAGAGATTTCTGAATCAGAAGATATTTCGGTTCAATATTTAGAGCAGATTTTATTTAAATTGAAAAATGAGAATATAATTCAAGGGAAAAGGGGACCAAATGGAGGATATAAACTTTCTATGGAACCAGAAGATATAACTTTACACGAACTTTATAAAATTTTAGATGAGGAAGTTAAGGTTATTGATTGTAATGAAAATAATAAAAGTAAAAATTGTTCTTGTATAGATGATGAATGTTCAACGTCTTGTATTTGGAGTAAGCTAGATATAGCTATGACAAAAATTTTAGAAGGAACAACTTTAGCAGAGCTGATAAAAAATAAGGATATGATATAG